From a single Pseudomonas triticicola genomic region:
- the fabB gene encoding beta-ketoacyl-ACP synthase I, with product MRRVVITGLGIVSCLGNDKETVSANLRASRPGIRFNPEYAEMGLRSQVSGSIDLNLEELIDRKIYRFVGHAAAYAYLAMKDAITDSGLTEEQVSNPRTGLIAGSGGASTLNQMEALDILREKGVKRVGPYRVTRTMSSTVSACLATPFKIKGLNYSIASACATSAHCIGTAMEQIQMGKQDIVFAGGGEEEHWSQSFLFDAMGALSSKRNDTPEQASRAYDKDRDGFVIAGGGGMVVVEELEHALARGAKIYAEIVGYGATSDGYDMVAPSGEGAIRCMQQALSTVDTPIDYLNTHGTSTPVGDVAEMKGVREVFGDKAPAISSTKSLSGHSLGAAGVHEAIYCMLMMEGNFIAGSANIDELDPEVADLPVLTKTRENATINTVMSNSFGFGGTNATLVLKRWEGK from the coding sequence ATGCGCCGCGTCGTTATCACTGGTCTGGGCATCGTTTCGTGCCTGGGCAATGACAAAGAGACCGTCTCCGCTAACCTGCGTGCAAGCCGCCCTGGCATCCGGTTCAACCCGGAATATGCTGAAATGGGTCTGCGTAGCCAGGTTTCCGGCTCCATCGACCTCAACCTTGAAGAGCTGATCGATCGCAAGATCTATCGCTTCGTCGGCCATGCAGCGGCTTACGCCTACCTGGCCATGAAAGACGCCATCACTGACTCCGGCCTGACGGAAGAGCAGGTGTCCAATCCGCGCACCGGCCTGATCGCCGGCTCCGGCGGTGCCTCCACGCTGAACCAGATGGAAGCGCTCGACATCCTCCGTGAGAAAGGCGTGAAGCGCGTCGGCCCGTACCGCGTCACGCGGACCATGAGCAGCACCGTTTCCGCTTGCCTGGCCACGCCGTTCAAGATCAAGGGCCTGAACTACTCCATCGCTTCTGCCTGCGCCACCAGTGCTCACTGCATCGGTACCGCCATGGAACAGATCCAGATGGGCAAGCAGGACATCGTCTTCGCCGGTGGCGGTGAAGAAGAGCACTGGAGCCAGTCGTTCCTGTTCGACGCGATGGGCGCTCTGTCCAGCAAGCGCAACGACACGCCGGAACAAGCTTCCCGCGCCTACGACAAGGACCGCGACGGTTTCGTCATCGCTGGCGGCGGCGGCATGGTTGTCGTTGAAGAGCTGGAACACGCTCTGGCCCGTGGCGCGAAGATCTACGCCGAGATCGTTGGCTACGGCGCAACGTCCGATGGCTACGACATGGTTGCCCCGAGCGGCGAAGGCGCGATCCGCTGCATGCAACAGGCGCTGTCCACCGTCGACACCCCGATCGACTACCTGAACACCCACGGCACTTCGACTCCGGTCGGCGACGTCGCGGAAATGAAAGGTGTGCGTGAAGTGTTCGGCGACAAGGCTCCAGCGATCAGCTCGACTAAGAGCCTGTCCGGTCACTCCCTGGGCGCCGCCGGCGTGCACGAAGCGATCTATTGCATGCTGATGATGGAAGGCAACTTCATCGCCGGCTCCGCCAACATCGACGAGCTCGACCCGGAAGTGGCCGATCTGCCGGTGCTGACCAAGACCCGCGAGAACGCCACCATCAACACCGTGATGAGCAACAGCTTCGGCTTTGGCGGCACCAACGCCACGCTGGTGCTGAAGCGCTGGGAAGGCAAGTAA
- the fabA gene encoding 3-hydroxyacyl-[acyl-carrier-protein] dehydratase FabA has translation MTKQNAFTREDLLRCSRGELFGPGNAQLPAPNMLMVDRITHISEEGGKYGKGELVAELDINPDLWFFACHFEGDPVMPGCLGLDAMWQLVGFFLGWQGLPGRGRALGSGEVKFFGQVLPTAKKVTYNIHIKRVLKGKLNMAIADGSVSVDGREIYTAEGLRVGVFTSTDNF, from the coding sequence ATGACCAAACAAAACGCCTTTACTCGGGAAGACCTGCTGCGCTGCAGTCGCGGTGAGCTGTTCGGCCCAGGTAACGCGCAACTGCCCGCCCCGAACATGCTGATGGTGGATCGCATCACCCATATCAGCGAAGAAGGCGGCAAGTACGGCAAAGGTGAATTGGTCGCCGAGCTGGATATCAACCCTGACCTGTGGTTCTTCGCCTGCCATTTCGAAGGCGATCCGGTGATGCCGGGCTGCCTGGGTCTGGATGCCATGTGGCAACTGGTCGGTTTCTTCCTGGGCTGGCAAGGCCTGCCGGGCCGCGGCCGTGCGCTGGGTTCGGGCGAAGTGAAATTCTTCGGTCAGGTGCTGCCGACCGCGAAGAAAGTCACTTACAACATTCATATCAAACGCGTCCTCAAGGGCAAGCTGAACATGGCCATCGCCGATGGTTCGGTCAGTGTCGACGGACGCGAAATCTACACCGCCGAAGGCCTGCGCGTCGGCGTGTTCACCTCCACTGACAACTTCTAA